In the genome of Gordonia rubripertincta, one region contains:
- a CDS encoding NAD(P)-binding domain-containing protein, whose product MPNTTPSSTAPSRDLQNDAPGSDTVDVDAHSDVLIIGGGQAALSSAYFLHRFGLGDRYQMLDHAPGPGGAWQFRWPTLTLATANRVHDLPGWGIVEALGLDCDQLPAATAVPEYFGRYEEKFGLNVRRPVHVRSVRRNGEGFRVELADGRSLTTNVIINATGTWDRPFIPHLPGAADFRGRQLHTHDYRSPAEFAGKRVLVVGAGISAIQLLIEIAREAPDVETFWCSRREPVFNTEPFTPEQGREAVARVERRVRAGLPPTSVVSVTGLALTPAIAAAQRDGILSWRPMFTRITETGVCWDCGPAGGDHLDLDVIFWNTGFRSSLDHLAPLRLRAPGGGITMTGRLATVVEADPRIQLIGYGPSASTIGANRAGREAARVAADLLGVASH is encoded by the coding sequence GTGCCGAACACCACGCCGAGCAGCACCGCACCGAGCCGCGACCTCCAGAACGACGCGCCCGGCTCGGACACGGTCGACGTCGACGCCCACTCGGACGTCCTGATCATCGGCGGTGGGCAGGCGGCACTGTCATCGGCCTACTTCCTGCACCGCTTCGGCCTCGGTGACCGCTACCAGATGCTCGACCATGCGCCCGGTCCCGGCGGCGCCTGGCAGTTCCGCTGGCCGACGCTGACCCTCGCCACCGCCAACCGGGTGCACGACCTGCCCGGGTGGGGCATCGTCGAAGCGCTCGGCCTCGACTGCGATCAGCTGCCCGCCGCCACCGCGGTCCCCGAGTACTTCGGGCGCTACGAGGAGAAGTTCGGCCTGAATGTCCGTCGGCCGGTGCACGTTCGGTCGGTCCGACGGAACGGCGAGGGGTTCCGCGTCGAGCTGGCCGATGGCCGCAGCCTGACCACGAATGTCATCATCAACGCCACCGGCACGTGGGACCGGCCGTTCATCCCGCACCTCCCTGGCGCCGCCGACTTCCGAGGGCGCCAACTGCATACCCACGATTACCGGTCACCGGCGGAGTTCGCCGGTAAGCGAGTCCTCGTCGTGGGCGCCGGGATCTCGGCGATCCAGCTGCTCATCGAGATCGCCCGCGAGGCGCCCGACGTCGAGACGTTCTGGTGCTCACGACGCGAACCCGTCTTCAACACCGAACCGTTCACGCCCGAGCAGGGACGAGAGGCCGTCGCACGCGTCGAGCGCCGTGTCCGCGCGGGACTGCCCCCGACGTCCGTTGTCTCGGTGACCGGCCTCGCCCTGACACCCGCGATCGCCGCCGCCCAACGTGACGGCATCCTGTCGTGGCGCCCGATGTTCACCCGCATCACCGAGACCGGCGTCTGCTGGGACTGCGGCCCCGCGGGCGGCGACCACCTCGACTTGGACGTCATCTTCTGGAACACCGGCTTTCGCAGTTCCCTCGACCATCTGGCGCCGCTTCGGCTGCGCGCGCCGGGCGGCGGGATCACGATGACCGGCCGTCTCGCAACGGTCGTCGAGGCCGATCCGCGGATCCA